The genome window CGCTCTATATGATTTTGTAGAACGACGTACGAAGTGTTCCCAAAGACATGTGTTCgaaaattgcatttccaaCTGAATAGATTtctcttaaaaaaatatatatgtaatctGTATACAATATAATGATAATTAATTTTGGAATAGCCAAAGCTTTGTTCAGTATCTGAGCAGAGTGCAACTAAAACTTTTTCAAACTATTAGAAGATGTAAAAGTAATATTATAAAACTGTAGTCTTCCGCACAAcagcataaaaaataaagagcaTGTATGTATTCATCAGATGTAGGTTATCTCTGATTATCAGCAACGATATGTTAGATAACACCAAACAGTTTTGTAGAGTGCATTACTCAACACCTAAAGTCACACACCAAACACACAGTCAAAGCGCAGTTGGATACGAAAGTGTAGCGAAAATGGGTGAAAATATTTAGACATctttacaataacaataataacaataacgaaTCAAGTCAAATACTAATAAAggtacatacatgcatatagAAGGTTTCGAAGCgaacataaaacaaatgacaacaataataatttgtaaataaagtcAATGGACGAGCGTATCGCGTATATAAGGGTGAGAACCTCTTCTTCAAACTCTAGTTAGTCCCTCTTAAAGTAGCCACGATGTGAGACTAAAAATCAGCCTAAAGCAAAGTGAACAAGTTAGTTATTTGTTCCTTCGTGTTTGCATCACATCCTAAATACAagttacatacataaaaacatatattatagtatatatacagatatatacaCCCATAGCAAACGCACTACGCTCGACAAAAAtgagaaattataaatttaagctcgtataaacattataaatgtattttcttaGCGTAGCAagtacaaataaacaaaacaaaataaaaaaagagttacgaaaaataaattattaaaccaaaACAAAGTGGCCTCTTAAATTATTACtctaacaaacaaaaaaatacatgaagcggtataaaatcaatttacatACAGTTAAAACTTAAGcgttgcaataaaaataataattactagacaatttcaaatataaaaaaaaaaaacaattaacttACAACTAGTTGGCAAAGCATTTAGCCAAAATCAACTCGAGATGTTTTTGTAGCTCAATTGAGCTTAAACGCAACTGAGGTTGGCTGAGCCAGCAGCTCTTATATAGTTCGCTATATGCACTTTCCAGATATGTGACTGAAATCGTTGACAGATTATCGAAATAATTTGCCAATCTGGGTTGCTTGCTGCGCTGTTTAAGTGTTCGCTTGCTCACACGACCATGTGAGCTATCAAAGTTGAGATTGCGACGAGCTTTTTTGTACAACTCCGTTGATAGTACTACATCCAACTGTGGATTATTTCGGTTCATGTATCTACACATGCGATCGACGGCGTTATTATTCTTTATACCTTGGCCACGCTCCTCACAATCGCAGCTGATTAAGGGCACAATTTCGGTGTGATCGGAACCGAGCTGTAGTTCCTCGAGCAGTGCGGAGTTATCTGGTCGTAGATCGTATTTCACAACTTGATAGGCAATGGTATCATTGCAGTTGAGTTGATAGAAGGGCAGGTGACGTGCCTGCAGTTGCCACATGGTGATCCCCAAGGAATAAATATCAGAGGCACATGTTAAAGGCGCCGATCGCAATGCTTCTGGAGACATGTATCGCAGCGTGCCCTTTGTATTCATTTGACTGCTGCACAGCTCATCCAGCTTGACGGAGGAGCCAAAATCACATAGTTTGCATATATAGCTGCGATAATACACTGATTGTTTTCCCATCGAATTTGGCTTGCCACCCAATGCAATCAATATATTCGGAGGCTTTACATCCAGATGCAATACACCCTGACCATGGCAGTAACTTAGGGCAGCCAGCACATCAAGCGTAATACTAGAAAAACAGTGATTATTAATTATGGAATtaagtgaaattaatttacttacaCCACTCTGTGTACCAAAGGCAAAACAAGCGTGTCGGTCACTCTTTGTAGACACAATCCATTGGGCCTCTCCATGATGAGCAAGCCAAACTCTGCATTCGATTCGACTCTCATCAGACGAACTATATTCTTATGATTCCAGTTGAGAACGTGGGACTCGTTGTGCAAAGTGGATATGGCGCTGTTTTTGATTACTTTCAGTGCCACAGAGTGATCtagagcaaacaaaataatttgaatttaatttaataaatattcattaaagtTCACCTCGATAAACTGCCTTGAACACGGTGCCGTAAGCGCCGCGACCCAAAACGTGGCACCTGTGGGACATGGACTCCGTTGGACCGTCTCGGAGCAGCTCATTGCGCTTGGGTGTGGTCAACACTATGGCATTCTCCTTATTAATAACTGTAATATACGACCTAGATTATTccaatttagtttttttctttaaaggtaatattttcaaaatttctgCTTACATTTTTACACTTGTGCCATTTAACGGTGCTTGCcctttgtttacatttgaacGGCGAGTCTGGCAACGCGTTGAGCAAAGCTGCCACcttgttaaaataaaagtcCAAGCTATTCTTTAAAACGGACTTTTTAATGTacctttcttttttatgttttagtaATACAGTGTACTCTCTTAATCCCACATAAGTTGCTCAAtcttataattgtaaatattaagaatatcggaaaaatttctaatttactTCTTGACTTGATTTCATATATTTACACTTAATCTCAATTCACACTCTTTTTACTTAAAGCAATAATTTGTTCAATAACAGACGACAGGGCAGCTTTTGGCCTCACTAATGCTATTGCAGCATGTTGGAAGGAAGTAGGAAAAtgctaaatataatatttatatagtgaTAACATTTTATCGAGGCATCATTTTAGGCTTAATACTATCGAAATAAATAAGCTATTCTTCCACGCGGTCACTGAGTGCGCTGCTCATGTAATTTTTCGGTTTCTAACCGCAGAGTctacaaataaagaaaagaaataccATAAGTATACAATCAATGAATAGGGGGATCAATATTTAAACTTACAGCAAAGGCTTCTTGTATTTTGTCTGTGATGAGTTTTCGCGCCACAGGTTCGGgcacttgtttatttttcagaTCTTGAACGAAATCGTTCAGATCCAACGGTTGACCCACATTGATGGTGACATTCTTGCGGAATTTAAACACATACGGTTCCACATTGGGCAGCACAGAGTCCATGCCCTCGTGCCACATGGGAAGCACAATTGGCATTCTGGGCGATTCGTAAATAATCCGACCGACGCCCCACTTCAGACGCATTTCCTCCTTTTCCATGTTAACCTTGCCCTCGGGGAACACATGCACCCAATCTCCTAACGCGCACTTCTCAATGCACAGATTAATGGCATCTTGATATACGCCAATTCCACGCACAACAGGTATGCATTTTCCTattgtaaattgaatatacattaattttaagtaaaatttagAAGGATAAAAGAAACTTACCATACATAAAGAAGGTGGCATGCAGCTTTGTCGTGAAACAAATATCATGAGCTGCCATCGACCATCGTATGCGCATAGTATTGCACACCAAGCTTATTGGCAAAGTGCCCCATATTCCGGGATCATCGAAGCAGGAGTAATGATTGGATACGGTTACGAGCGGCACGCCCTTGGGACGTTTGCCCACCGCAGCGATAAGTCGGTCCTTATTGTAGACTTTCGTATGATTCAACACGACTGCAATAATAATGGGAAActcattaatatatttttcaaattgcaattaccTAAAAATGTATAGAATACTTTGGGGCGCCCCACAATATTAAAAGccaattacattttcaatattcaattaataagcAATGGGGTTAAGTTCCTTAATATGCAAAGTTCCTTACTAAGAAGTTTAAACTTTGATGTCAGGgctcttttttcttttgtcaCGGATGTTTCacttaaaacaacaaaaaattgtcaaaactaattttcaatttcacacTTGCCTAAGTTGCTATTTTAAGGTCAGAATACTCTGTTctttttaacatttcaatttaaaaatatataaagcgAATAGTTTGTGTTGACTTGTATTATAATCTTCCACATCTTCTAAAGATCTTCAACAAGATTTCTCTACATTACATTGCATTAAAAACATGTGACCCAGCGATTCACAATGTTAATctaatttaatgaaaagtaTATGTGGATTTGCATATATTATATGCAACTTTATGGCGTACTTATTAGATTCTATATATAAGATAGGCATAGTGCAAATACACAAGCGAATGCAGGAAGAGATGTCGTTTATCAGCCAGATTTGCTTATAGCCAAGAATCATGACCATGGACAATTTACATGGGCGAGAAATGCGAAATGGGAAATCCGAAGTGCGAAAAGTATAAAACgcaaccaaaaataaaatccgaCAAAAAGTACTACgccaaaaataaacgaaaacaGATGCTCTTGCGTGTTGTTTCTCGATTTCAATCggaacaaaatgcaaacataaataataatttatgttttgacAACGGGGAATATAACTTACCGAGGATAACCTTGCTGAGGAGGCCTACGAGAGTGACTACAATTTGACTGACGACATACCACAGCTTGGAGGGATTTCGCAGTCGGGGAAATATCCAACTGATGTCGTAGGGAATATCCACACTTGATGCCATGCTCGAGGATGAAGGTTGTCGTCCCTGCGTCTGAGAGTCCTGCTTTTTCACAGGATTATCCGTTGGCGGCCGAATGCTATGCGAAGATGGATGCTGCGAAAGATtatcctgctgctgctggcgctgctctcccttttgctgctgcggctgctgatgctgcagtCCGGATGAGGATTTACCATCTGGCAAGGGGTGAGCCTCTGGGGCCTGGACGTAATGCTGCGAGTCAATGGAAGTGGAGTTTAACatcacaaacaaaacaagctAAATTCAAGTCAGTCATGACCAACTTACGGAGGGTCAACGACTACTTTGTTTTGCTAATTATTCTAATTGCCCTTATTTCACATACAAAAGTAATCACACTCACAACACACATTATTCAAAAGGACTTTTGAACCTCAGCATGAGATATACGGAAAGGCTTATTCCAAGAGATAAGCAGAGAAATGTTTCCTCAGCATGAAACTGCATGTTATTcttcactttttgttgtttgtttttatgtggaaagcaaacaaaagcacaaagAACGCGtagaatgaaaatgaaaaatacgcAGTGCAAAAAGCGCGACAATTTCTGCGTTTCTAGTGATTTTTTTTAGGCACTCAAAGTTCAATCAAAAAGAttctttcaaatatttaattgactcgccttcaattaatttaaaataaaaatatacgtTTTTTCAATTAGATTTCGTAGTTCTCTTTTGATTGCcgttctttgttgttgttgtcgtcgtcgtcgtcgtctatTACAATATTAGCGGAAGAGATTGCAGACACGACCGCGCGTTGGGAACTTGAAAGTGTAACTGATTTTAGACTTGAGAATTTTGTCAAGTGCAAATGCAGTGTTAGGTTTAGTCTAGGTGCGTAGAAGGGCGCGCACATGCTGATCACAAAGAGAATTCGACCGAAAGAGAGCTTGAGCAACAGTCAAGTGCTCGCAATGCTATCAGTCAGTAAACATTTTATCAGTTCAAATAAAGTGTTGCAGTGAAAGCACGTTTTCACAGATATTTTCGCTTTGTTTAACCTTGCATACTATTTGCATTGAGATAGAGATGGAGATAAGCAAccgaaacagcaacagagatGAATGCTGCACCTAACAGGCAATGTGCATTTTGAATAGCCCGCCAAAATAAAATGCTGACACAAATGCAGCCCTGGTCGCACTGTGGTGAATTACAGATTGGTGAGAAAGAACCTATGTCGTTGGGGCCTTAACGCGTGGCTTCTTTTGCCCccatatatattaaatgcataaaatatatgaattttattaacCTCATCTACTATATAGAATCAAAAATCGATGGCAATGGCAGAGGCCTTGACCACATTGCTTTAAATATACAATCTTACCCGTGACCCCAAGGAGTAAATTCGCTGTCCATAAATAGTCCGCTGCAGGTGCCCCAGATCCCAATGCCACAAGCACCGCGTGGCCAGATGATTCAGGTGATCAGGACGTATCCGCCTGGCGCTTGTAGTAAATATTGCCATCAACATGATGAACACTCAATTTGCTtgatatgtttatatatataatataatggtAGTTAGCAAATTTTGACTATTGCACCCGCACTTTACATAAGCGTAATTTATCTTTAACGCGCTACACTTGTACAATTTGGACTTGCGCTTCAGCCGTCGCCGACGACGATTGTCTTGTAAGGTTGAGCGTGCGGTTGGCAAATGTTCGCGCATTCCGGCCcgtaaaatatgaatttgtgCCTTCGGCGCACTTTGGCCGAAGCGCGCATGTCtaaatttttatgattaatGCAAATCGAGCAATAAAAATACGCTAGGCCAAATGGAAATctgaaataatttataaattttcaatgtaaaCAAGCCGAAACAGCTGATCAGTTTAGCCATTCACAGGGCCACAGTTACATAAGCCACTGATGTCAGCTGATTACAGTAAAAATATCGATACCAATATATATCGACAACGCTTCAGGTTAAGttattgctgttattattttaacgtggttaaacacaaattatttttttcgcTGTCGTTTCTGAATAAACAATGTCTCGTAGTGCACGTCCCCTGACATCAGCCCGCGTGCTGCACAAGATCAAGGAGCTAACGGCACCGGCAAGCGACACAACATACGTAACAAACCGCAATCCCCGCAATTTGGAGAGGTTACGCATTGCATACAAGCCCAGCGGTTATCATCTGGAAAAGCCTGGTCGTTCCTATTGGCATACCCTCGAGATCAATACCAGCGGTCGCTATGTGAGTGCGGATGTGAAACACTTCGAAAACGGTACCATCTTGAGTGCTAGCACCTCAGAGTGGGCGATTAAACAGCAATTGTTCAAGACCAACGACACTGCGGCATTTGTGAATCTGGGACACGTTCTAGCTCAAAGATGCCTTCACGCCGGCATCACCGAGATGACTTGTAACGTCGAGGCTGTGGCCGGCAGTAAATTGGAGAAGCTGCTACAAGCTGTGCAGGCCAGTGGCATCAGTTTCCAGGAACCCGCCAGACTGCCAAACACCCAGCCCTGGGATGCTTATCGACATGAGAAGCCCTGGGAGGTGTCGGAGCAATCAGTAACTTCTGTTacgcaaaataaacaaaaataaaaacagccTTATTTGGATTTCGTTACGTTTACAATAAACGTCgcatttttatgttaattacaATGAAACATCATaactgttttatttataactaGCGTTCTTTAGCATGTCTATTCATATTTGCTCTTGATGTCCTTCCATTGTTtctgaaaacaaaaagcgagATAATATTAATGGGCCTTCTAAAGTCTTACATAAGCAGCAAATTGTACTTACGCCTTTGTTGATGGAATCGAAGATCGCGTTGGAGCTGACATCGATGGCGCGCTCAAAGAAGAAGGCCGAAGCGATGATGGCCACTGCGTAGGTGGATGTGCGCTTGAACAAAGTGTTGTAGATGACCttcattttgcaaaaattttattttttccaaaacTCGAACACGAAACAGCTGAAACAAACAACTTTACTTGTCAGAATGTGACcagaagaaatatttttaagataCACGCTTTAACGCCGATAAATATGTTCTGAACTGATTGCGGTCTCACTATTATGTCTACGTTTCGATATATTTTGGGTATCGATTTGTATGTcgttatattattacaaatttagatatttaaaaaaaaaagtacattttaatattaaaaatgatgTATATGTAGTCGGATCTGTTTCATAGGCTCAAGACAAAACTGTAGTAAAATATAAACCTACGTAGTCGAACACTTGAAAAGCGTGGCAACCTTGTTAGCGAACAAACCGGGTGGCAAGgactgcaaaatattttcatcttGAGTCGTGGTTTCGGCTATTTTTGAGATAAACTTGAAAGTGTGACGACAACAGAGCTGCCTACTCTGCTGCATCCAAACGTGCCTGACTTAAAGTTCTATtcattttttacaatttatacaCCATGGTCGATTTAACTGATGCCGGTTCACCATTCCAACAGTCGATTCCCAATCTTGCATTTTATGTGccggctgttgttgttttcggaTTAGCAGGTGAGTCTGAGTCTGCGATAGATGCATTCTATTAGATGCATTTCCTTCCTATTGCGTCACGCATGAATTAAACCCCAATTTACTCGTTCCCAAGTCCCTACTAAAATCTAATCAACATCACAGAGCCAAAAAGAATGGCAATTGGgtcgcaaaaaaaacaaaacgaaactttCACCACACAATCAAAACGAGAATTGGTTCGCTTCCAACTCCAGGTTCAGTGTCCCCCTCTTAATGTATCTGCCtatgtctctgtctctgtctctgccatTGACTCTCATATGCTACTGTTTCGACAGCCATCATTATCTGCCTTCTTTTCTAAGAGTGCATTATCGCAATGTTTTGATTTGAAGAGCATTAAACTAAAAGCTCGCTAGTGCTCAAACGTAGTGAATACGTGTACGTTGAGAAGACATCCTACTCTACTTATCTGGtcaatttcgtttttattttctgccCACGTATTCAAGTTTTCTTGTCGAAAAATATTGGCGCTCCAATATTGTTAAATGATAAGTATGTAGTGATAAGCGAAGGCAGCAAACACAAGTTCGAACTGTGGGGCAACTGCACATGTTTGTTgactatatatattgtatattgttttttttgtttttgttggttgtaGTACACGTGTTGACAGCTGAATGTTGAGAGTTGATGCCCacaaatcaatttgcattttttacaATGTATTAGCTAAAGCTTCAGCTGCATGTTTCATTTACAAACTTCATTCATTACTGTACAGTCTTGTGTATTGCTTAGATTGATAAGCAGTATTGAGGAATCTTATCGCATATCGtatgtagttgtagttgtttctatttatttttatttactgaCTTCTTGCGGACTACCTTTAAAAATATGCTGACGCTggacaacaaaatacaaagcGCAGCGAAACTAAAGGCACATATCTCTCACAAATAAGTgaagagaacaaaaaataaaggcGGACTGAGATTACAAATAAGtggcaaattgtattttagaTTTGAAATTAGCGTTCAGTCAGTTTGCCAAGGCAGCGGTCTATAGAACACGTTAGTAGCTCCCAAACAATAATTCAATGAAAAGCGCGAATTTCTATTTTGTGCTTCTAAAGTCAGTTGTTAAatgttgttgtatttaaaagagcataaaatagtgttttatttcattaaaaattaaaaaaaaagttactcGTATCGCAGCCGGTAGGATTCGAACCTACGCTCCCAGAGGGAATCTGATTTCGAGTCAGACGCCTTAACCACTCGGCCACGACTGCTGTTGATGGCAGTCGTCTAAAATGCTATTTGAGTGCGCGAGTTTGTCTCTAGGGGTGAAATGTTCGTTTGCTATCAGCTGTTGCCACGTAGTTTCATAGcagtgtattttatttacactGTACGTTGAATGCAATTTCTTATTGTAtgttaca of Drosophila nasuta strain 15112-1781.00 chromosome 3, ASM2355853v1, whole genome shotgun sequence contains these proteins:
- the LOC132793763 gene encoding serine/threonine-protein kinase mos; amino-acid sequence: MSYITVINKENAIVLTTPKRNELLRDGPTESMSHRCHVLGRGAYGTVFKAVYRDHSVALKVIKNSAISTLHNESHVLNWNHKNIVRLMRVESNAEFGLLIMERPNGLCLQRVTDTLVLPLVHRVVITLDVLAALSYCHGQGVLHLDVKPPNILIALGGKPNSMGKQSVYYRSYICKLCDFGSSVKLDELCSSQMNTKGTLRYMSPEALRSAPLTCASDIYSLGITMWQLQARHLPFYQLNCNDTIAYQVVKYDLRPDNSALLEELQLGSDHTEIVPLISCDCEERGQGIKNNNAVDRMCRYMNRNNPQLDVVLSTELYKKARRNLNFDSSHGRVSKRTLKQRSKQPRLANYFDNLSTISVTYLESAYSELYKSCWLSQPQLRLSSIELQKHLELILAKCFAN
- the LOC132793769 gene encoding cytochrome b-c1 complex subunit 9, translated to MKVIYNTLFKRTSTYAVAIIASAFFFERAIDVSSNAIFDSINKGKQWKDIKSKYE
- the LOC132793765 gene encoding large ribosomal subunit protein uL18m — its product is MSRSARPLTSARVLHKIKELTAPASDTTYVTNRNPRNLERLRIAYKPSGYHLEKPGRSYWHTLEINTSGRYVSADVKHFENGTILSASTSEWAIKQQLFKTNDTAAFVNLGHVLAQRCLHAGITEMTCNVEAVAGSKLEKLLQAVQASGISFQEPARLPNTQPWDAYRHEKPWEVSEQSVTSVTQNKQK
- the LOC132793764 gene encoding tafazzin isoform X2, with the protein product MCVHYVQAPEAHPLPDGKSSSGLQHQQPQQQKGEQRQQQQDNLSQHPSSHSIRPPTDNPVKKQDSQTQGRQPSSSSMASSVDIPYDISWIFPRLRNPSKLWYVVSQIVVTLVGLLSKVILVVLNHTKVYNKDRLIAAVGKRPKGVPLVTVSNHYSCFDDPGIWGTLPISLVCNTMRIRWSMAAHDICFTTKLHATFFMYGKCIPVVRGIGVYQDAINLCIEKCALGDWVHVFPEGKVNMEKEEMRLKWGVGRIIYESPRMPIVLPMWHEGMDSVLPNVEPYVFKFRKNVTINVGQPLDLNDFVQDLKNKQVPEPVARKLITDKIQEAFATLRLETEKLHEQRTQ
- the LOC132793764 gene encoding tafazzin isoform X1, with product MLMAIFTTSARRIRPDHLNHLATRCLWHWDLGHLQRTIYGQRIYSLGSRHYVQAPEAHPLPDGKSSSGLQHQQPQQQKGEQRQQQQDNLSQHPSSHSIRPPTDNPVKKQDSQTQGRQPSSSSMASSVDIPYDISWIFPRLRNPSKLWYVVSQIVVTLVGLLSKVILVVLNHTKVYNKDRLIAAVGKRPKGVPLVTVSNHYSCFDDPGIWGTLPISLVCNTMRIRWSMAAHDICFTTKLHATFFMYGKCIPVVRGIGVYQDAINLCIEKCALGDWVHVFPEGKVNMEKEEMRLKWGVGRIIYESPRMPIVLPMWHEGMDSVLPNVEPYVFKFRKNVTINVGQPLDLNDFVQDLKNKQVPEPVARKLITDKIQEAFATLRLETEKLHEQRTQ